The region gaaaataaaaaaaaggctggcTCTTTATTCTAATGAGCGGTGTATTGTGATGCCGCCCTGCCGCAGTGGATTGCAGATGAGCTTGTTCGTATAGCGCAGTCTGAGCCCACTCGCGCCGCCGCTGGAGGTGAGGCTGATGAACACGTCAGGGATCCGATTCCACTTTCAAAGCTTTGGTTCATGGAGGACAACAGAGAGAGCGGCGATTCCCCCATTTATCTAAAAATTCCACACACCTttgttcaaatgccagttttctttttttaactcgttcactgccattgacggttatagacgtcaaaaattcatttgaattatttctattagttgaacatttttttccacttttgttaagagtatgaaaacccagaattttttttgttgtacattgtgattaattgtgagttacctaatgaagtcacgtgattaattacgattacaaatttgaatcgcctgacggccctaatttttaatattcgtTTTTTAAtaacgtcaggcgattacaatttttaattgtaattaatcccatgacttgactagtaaaatttgggattaatagtgaagtcatgcgattaattacgataaaaaaaaatgtaatcgccagacgcccctaatttataataatcttttcttctttctttttttaaatcgcattaggcaattacatttatttaattgtaattaattgcatgacttcaatagttaactcacgattaatcacaaattttgtatctgttctaaatgtacaataaaaaaaaatctaggttttcatactcttgttaacaaaagttgaaaaataattaaactaaatagaaatagttcaaatgaatttttgacatctataaccgtcaatggcagtaaaggggaagtcaacccaaaaaaaaccttcttgacagtaatatgttctaggcagccccactagtctaaatatggtattctggttaatattgcgttagtggaatatgagttaagcagcaaaatccagcagtttttatcaatatcagaaggcggccattttggcacacaagtgaaaatgacaattcagttgctcaggtctcaggtaacaaccaattacagtgcagcttcagaaaacaggtgagctgtgattggccgttgcctgagcaactgtgatgtcatcttcagttgacagcaagtggcaaaatggccgcccactgagatggataaaaacggctggattttgcttcataactcatattccacaaatgtattattaaacagaatgtcatgtttagactagtgagatcacatgttacatattattgccaagaaatgtttaaggttgacttcccctttaaattaatgaaaccaaactaaatcatttcaaacgtttttgttttttttactattaatgTGACTGTAACATGTACaactaaattgaaaaaaataaaatattttaaagagggtaagtaaaaacaaataactgaaaTGTGGTTGCAGAAGTGTACACACCTTTTATAATCCTTTTCAAACATGTACGTGTAAATGTGTAGCTCATGATTGGGTGAAAGACTGTGAAATTTTCTTATgttgctttgtttgttgttttgtatattttgtctttacacatgTACTTTTATTATCAGtctgtttttactttatatagatgttcgaaataaaattgggaaaaaattaaCTGTGGAAGTGGCTTTGTtcaaaattaaccaatcacaatcaaactcatgttaaataggGGCAGCGCAACAGGGATGTACTCAAGAACACATTTatcgagtccaagtcaagtttgAGTCACAAAGGTCAAGCAACAGCGCCCCTGCTGGATGCACTCAAGTACTGCACTCAATTTGACCTAAACTGCTTCCAAGACACTTCAGCAATCAATTCAGCTCTTACAAGTCCCAAGATGAAAGCATATGACCATGAATTGGGCATTTCCATCCCTCCTCTGCCGGATTGCGATatgacgtgcgtgtgtgtgtgtgttagccaACGAAAGTAGCATTGCACCCCGTTTCATGGGAAATCGCTTGTGCGCTTAAGCGTAATCTTCGCTAACTAACCAAGCGAGCTTGGCAGAGGGTACTCGTTTACAAGCTACAGAAATTAGACATCATGTCAGAGTTGAGGACCAGGcaaatccctttaaaaaaaaaagaagcatggaCCACCACTGCCCTCTATGCTTGTGTGACGGTATGACAGGTAAATAACAAAGGAGAATACAGGCAGTACTTAATGCATAGTGGTCAGtctagtaaagaaaaaaaataataataataaaaaaaaaggcattttagaGTGCCAGTGTCAAACAAGTTTATCAACGGTTCATacatttcctttttaaaaaaaactatttcatctttggataaaatgaaaatatgtgaAATTCAAGGAAGAGCAAAGGGGACGTTTCGGGTCAGTGAGGACTCGCTAAGCGACTTCATCCACCAGCCCTCCAACTGTCATCACGTCAAATCAACAGCCATTCTATTTTGCTGCAATTCCATGCTAAATTCAGCAGGCAAAATACTCGTCATGtttcaaatgtctttttggAACTTCGTTTTCAGAGCTGAGCGGCTACAGTTCATTTTTAGGGAgacactgccacctagtggctgtTGGTTAACAATTGCGCTGGTATTTCtgtgtgcagtaaaaaaaaaaaaaatccaggctattttgacaaatgttatttattttttgattaaagATTTGTGTcttatatgcattttttttctccaataaacaatttatttaccTATCccgtactgtattattattaatgtcatTTTGATTGATGACTATATTTGTTAAAAGAGAACATGGCTGCTGCTTTGTGTTGCAAGCCAAAACATGAGGTATAAAAGTTCTTCCGATATGCTTAAGTTaagttggaagaaaaaaaaagaggatcaATTAAGATGCCCTTACATGTCGGCGATGAAAACGACAGTATTTTTTGCAATGGATGcttaagacaaaacaaaatgtttaaatttatgCTTGAATACTATTCAAGCATAAATTTAAACACCAGTTACCCTATTCAATGAATAGGATAACTTTCTATTACATTTCTCCCAGTTGCCAATAATTGGGAAGATTTTCACATTCCATGTTAATTTACCAATGAAATtttaccataaaatgtgcagaatttgactGGAAAGTTTCCACCTGTAGACTAAATGAAATTacttaatttaatgtaattttatttgatttaatttaattccaaTAATTTAGAATGTTTCCAAATGTTTCCATGTTAACTTACCAATgaatttaatgtatttcaatttatctgaattgaattaaatgtaATTCCAATACTACAATTTGGAATACTTCTAAATTTTTCCATGTTTACTGGACAATTAAAATTAACCATACATTTTTACAGAAATTCACTGGAAAGTTTTCACATGTAGACTAAACGAAAAGTACCAACCAAGCACAAGCATGTGTTTTTTTACAAGACATGCCAAAAGTTGGAGAAGCTTAACGTTATTAATGtcaatttggttttgttttttgtttgttttttctctatCCCCTACGCCCTGTTGTTTTTCCCGGAAATGGAACACTGAATGTTTATCaacgaaaaaaagaaagaaagaaaaatacattgagATAAATTCAACTTCTACAGTAGGCCTATGTTGTTTTTTGCTAACATAATCAGCACAGTCGATTTAAAACATTACGAAGGAGGTATAAAGGTAAGCTACAATGTGTTTGCTTGTCGAAACTGTACCTGAGTGTTAAAGTGTTTACTTACTTCAAAAGTCGATAGCACTTAAGCCTCCTCGAGTCTCGACTAAATTCTCTGGAGCATTCCTGTGTTAGCTGCAATCAAAGCAACGACTTGAGCAGAATTCGCAAGGCCTTCTGGGAAATGTAGGCTCGTAAGGAGCACCAGCAGCTATTGAACATGATTAAAATCAAGTATTATTCCGATTATCCACCCATTAATTGgatattttattgatttggCGTTAGGTGCATGTGAGGTGCAGCCtggtatttttaattttaatttttttttactgtaatgataaataatttttaaatgagTGTAGCTGACTTTTGTTATAACTttggttaaaaatatatatatacaaaaagtaAGCCTATATACTCTTAAGTACACAAGAAAACGCAGAGAATGGAGCCACTATATGTGTACAATACTGACATTTATGTAATGTTCTTATTGTTGCTTTAGCGTAGGCGTGTTTCAATCTACGTACATGTTCGGTTAACGTCGCCGTCGTATGAACGCTCCATCGTAACCAGAGGATCCAATTTACAGTACTGTGTGGTAGTGCCATTCATCTCCAGCAGGTGGTGGTGtcacacaataataatagtaatttgcCCTGTACGTTAGTAATACTacgtattattaatatttattgatCCTAGGACAATTTAAAGTGTTCAATGAACCTAGCATGTATTGTTTTAGATTATCAAGCATTTTACACAGAACAGTTCTTgcatatttttctcttacttcaaGCCCTTTTtcgtattaaaataaaatacagatatatatgtataactTTACTGAGGTTGCAGTAGTAGTTATGagtaagtttatgttaaaacaatacataattatatatatatatagtattgaAATATTCGTCCTCTATTGGCAGATAAAATTAAGTGACAGGCTATTTcgttacttttttcttctttcttttttttttttttatgttttctccTCTGCGTGCATGGTCGACGTGCTGCATCAAAATTATGTAACGTGAGGAGATGCACAAGATTATTTCAGGTTCAGGACTGATTATCACTGAGTGAACTCCAAGACTTTAATGGTGCAtgtgaacaaaagtggggagaaaaaaacctTCAGCGAATGTCGGATTTGGAATGATCGGCGGATATTTTTTTTGCGCGGATCCCTCTGCAGAGTGGAGGCACCATATGCGAGCACGTCAGAGGTGCACTTGATCCCTGCTGTCACATGGACCCTCTCAGAACCCCACAAGCGGACCGAGAAGGAGCAACACTCTCATTTTGAATGTAAGCCTGCTTTATCTttccctcctctttttttagttttttttttttttcttcaagtgaaaGGGCGGCAATGTCTTGGCCGTGCATCAGCAGAGTGTGCTGCCTGGCTCGGTTCTGGAACCAATTCGACAAATCGGACCTTTCCGTGCCGCTCACCATCCAGAACTACTCGGACATCTCCGAGCAGGAGGTGCGATCCGTCACCAAGCAGGTATCCTGCCCGCCCTCGGTCCCCGGACCGCGAGATGCTGGCGGCTCTCCGACCCGGGGCTCATTCAGGGCGCGGAGGGAGCCCAGCTACAAGCCCCGCGAGGACTACCAACCTCCGGGGGTGCCTTTCCCCAGCGTCACGCAGTATAAGCAGGACTATAAACCCTGGCCCATCCCTAGGAAGGACCATTATCCTTGGATTAGTAATGGGGGCGGCCCGGGGGGAAGGTTGGAGGTGAAAGAGGACGACAGAAGCAGCTCCTACAGGTAGCACGCAAGTCGCACCCACAGCACTTGACATGGTTAAGTTGGGTCCATTATATTTTgtagagattttttttggaatgaaatttgaaataactgtcaatattcattttttacccataatttAACATCTtacattaacatttaaaaaattatattcttcCAACTTTGTGCATGGGACCGGGTTCCGAAATGAAAGCGTGTAGTCCCTTATTGCCGAATAGACAAAAACCCACAAGTAGCAGCCATGTATTGATTTTATGATTTATCTATATTTTGAAGCTTTATGCATAATAGCGTGACAAAATATGCATGTGaggtgcaggtattatttttgtccacttggggtcgccATTCTCACGCTttacactgtagtatctgtgactttgaatgtgtatGGCTTGAAAAGGTGAGGTCTGCCCTGTTAAGTGATGTAGAAGAATAGAATTGGCTGCTAGCTGGCTAATCTGTTAGCTAGTCTGCGTGTTAAGTGCCTCtgtgcaaatgtcatttttattttttgtcacccACCATTTGTACAAAAAAGCGGACCGGCATCTGTGTTTAATCTTGACCAGCTATGGAGAGATTACAATTGGTGCTCAACTATATTAAAGTAGCAAACAAAATATAAGataacaaaatgaataaaattattCCACTTTACATGAAGTACAGAATTGGCTCAGGTCAACGGCTAACTGCTAACTGGCTAACTTCTTAGCTAGTCTGCGCATTGAGTGCCTCTGTGCGAatgtcacttttgttttgttttttggtcacCATTTGTTCAAAAAAGTGTACCGGCACCTGTGTCTACTCTGACCACCTATTGGTGCTAAACTATAATAAACTAGCTAACAAAagctaaaataacaaaattacgACGGCGTCTTAGGGCCacgtatacattttttttttttgagggcgggggcaatattccgagaaaaaaaacgttataaaagtggcagatttgcgtgAAAAAAGCTCAGAAAGTTAGGAGAACTACACGTAAcgtactactcgactgtttgtgccaatacttttcggtcgggtttccaaataaggagatagtaattgctttagcatagcttaaccatatgatgttaagcagtcgctctttgaaccgttgtgtacggccactggccagcgacaaagacgcctcacttCGCAAAGATCCACACCCgtacaaaaacatttaagttaatttgttgaaatgtatatttacttgtacatttatgtttccagaattattatttacatgttcatacattttggtatctttttgtacaagtatctaagttgatgtgtcgaatctgctgctctctgtcattcacttgcattgacctaaagtatgctagcatctgattggtcagtgttagtcagctgataggggatcaggaagtgttgtcgctctagttGCGGTGAATgcggagtaaagtttaaatttaaggaTGAATCCGTTTTCaacctgccttttcattttataaactgtgtccgattaaccaccaacaaatcctcacatgattagactatggctttgctacgtgtatttctcgtaggTTTCTGagtttataaactcgcaaatttgcgagaaatacacgtaacgTAGtcatagtctaatcatgtgaggatttttttcactgaatattgccccgccctctaaaaatatagatatttatacatggccctaatacgccgtcgtacaaaataaattaaattaaattaaattattgcaCTTTATCTTCATTTTTAGTGTGGAATGATACAAAACTCCTTCCTGGTTCTTGCTAATTGCTAAGTAAGTATTTTTAAGTGTTAAATTAGAGCATGAGCCATTAAGCCATTTCTTCTACAAAAACAGCATAGTCGAAGCTGCTAGAGGACCAGCTCTTTAATTTCTTCCAGTTTCACtactgtcccaatacttttgtactTAACTTTTACTTAGATTGTATACCTACCTGAATGTAAGCACTTCTGTTAAATTAGTCTCATTTGGTAATAGTgcctgtaaaaataataaataaaataaataacgttGCTTTCGTGGTTTCAAAACCTGCAGGCttttaataaaagcaaaacaaggcaggaaaagcctactagaacagctcaACTTGATTGTGAGTTAATCACCTTTTTGATGCGTCACTTTCCCCTCAGACAAGAGTGCAAGCCATGGTTGAAAAGCAGCAGGAAACAACCTTCAGACTCCTCCCACGCCCCACCCGAGACCAGCTACCAGGCTGCCTACAACGGCGAGGCCCACCGGTCCATAGGGCCCCACCAGGGGGCCATCGCCTCTGCTAGCTCCAACATACAGCCCGCCTCGGTCCCCCGGCCCGTCCTGGTGCAAGCCGGCCCCTCTTACAACCCGCTCGTTAGGCACGGCGTCCAGCCTGACAAGACTGAGCTCAGCACGTCAACCAAGGCTCAGGTGAGACCGTGAGCGAAGTTTCTTCATTATCCtccattttaattttgacacctcaaGATGATTTCACGCTGTCGGGGCACCCCAGAGTAGTGATGCGGCAGCATATTCTCTCAAAGTGACCCAGCGCTTTAAACGAGGCCGCATTAGGTAACGCAGTTGGTTGACCTCAATAGCGCACGCTTTGAGACAAGATCGGGAAGAAAGCAGATATTCCTTCAAGTGTGCTTTAAAGTCATATTCACTAAGAATATTAAGAGGGCTCAATGTCTGATACAGCAAAGTGTACTAATTGTGGACATATGCTGTATATTTGCACTagtaaaattaaactgcaaaatACAACACAAGATACATTTAatagggaagtcaaccccaatttttttgacaataatgttttcttttttttgctttgagagagctca is a window of Vanacampus margaritifer isolate UIUO_Vmar chromosome 2, RoL_Vmar_1.0, whole genome shotgun sequence DNA encoding:
- the map6d1 gene encoding MAP6 domain-containing protein 1 isoform X1 produces the protein MSWPCISRVCCLARFWNQFDKSDLSVPLTIQNYSDISEQEVRSVTKQVSCPPSVPGPRDAGGSPTRGSFRARREPSYKPREDYQPPGVPFPSVTQYKQDYKPWPIPRKDHYPWISNGGGPGGRLEVKEDDRSSSYRQECKPWLKSSRKQPSDSSHAPPETSYQAAYNGEAHRSIGPHQGAIASASSNIQPASVPRPVLVQAGPSYNPLVRHGVQPDKTELSTSTKAQQEHLVRTKLPPNPSAVFQSGSRAF
- the map6d1 gene encoding MAP6 domain-containing protein 1 isoform X2; translation: MSWPCISRVCCLARFWNQFDKSDLSVPLTIQNYSDISEQEVRSVTKQVSCPPSVPGPRDAGGSPTRGSFRARREPSYKPREDYQPPGVPFPSVTQYKQDYKPWPIPRKDHYPWISNGGGPGGRLEVKEDDRSSSYRQECKPWLKSSRKQPSDSSHAPPETSYQAAYNGEAHRSIGPHQGAIASASSNIQPASVPRPVLVQAGPSYNPLVRHGVQPDKTELSTSTKAQEHLVRTKLPPNPSAVFQSGSRAF